One segment of Mariprofundus sp. NF DNA contains the following:
- a CDS encoding M14 family murein peptide amidase A — MSVKTGAINRRLAGCEPTAIVAPMLHLLPSITALFFAALLLFPEALVAADANSVEKPSAIEKECKRIGNKLGSVSIRDCLNHNLQESGAQSVTGQAIMLKEYPPLASREPKARILLIGGTHGDEYSSVSIIFKWMKTLDIHHSGLFHWHVSPLVNPDGLLQRPSQRLNANGVDLNRNMPTPDWHKSTSAYWQKTGFDKRRYPGPAPLSEPESRWLYEEIRTFKPHAIVSVHAPYGVLDFDGPPVGPNQLGQLHLHLIGTYPGSLGNSAGVQHQIPVITVELPYAGIMPSEDEISRMWMDLIRWLRLNVPKEKTTKAYATFDETSRQLMAAPASGKEQQRERPAAEVTPDSSVEEKGSEIHMNSRIDN, encoded by the coding sequence ATGAGTGTGAAAACAGGCGCAATAAATCGCCGTTTGGCAGGTTGTGAGCCAACGGCTATCGTTGCCCCCATGCTGCACCTTCTGCCATCCATCACCGCCCTGTTTTTTGCCGCCCTCCTTCTGTTTCCTGAAGCACTAGTGGCAGCAGATGCCAATAGCGTAGAGAAGCCTTCAGCTATTGAAAAAGAGTGCAAACGCATCGGCAACAAACTGGGTAGTGTTTCAATTAGAGATTGTCTTAACCATAACCTTCAAGAGAGCGGTGCCCAGTCGGTCACCGGTCAGGCGATCATGCTCAAGGAGTATCCGCCGCTGGCCTCAAGAGAACCCAAAGCCAGAATCCTGCTGATTGGTGGCACCCACGGTGATGAGTACTCATCAGTAAGTATCATTTTCAAGTGGATGAAAACGCTTGATATTCACCACTCCGGCCTCTTTCACTGGCATGTATCACCTCTGGTTAACCCTGATGGGCTTCTGCAGCGCCCCTCGCAACGGCTGAATGCAAACGGCGTTGATCTTAACCGTAATATGCCTACCCCTGACTGGCATAAGAGCACAAGCGCATACTGGCAAAAGACCGGTTTTGATAAACGCCGTTATCCCGGCCCCGCCCCTTTAAGTGAACCGGAATCACGCTGGCTCTATGAGGAGATTCGCACATTCAAACCACACGCCATTGTCTCAGTGCATGCACCCTACGGCGTACTTGATTTCGATGGCCCGCCGGTCGGCCCCAATCAGCTGGGCCAGTTGCATCTGCATCTGATCGGCACCTATCCCGGCTCTCTCGGCAATAGCGCCGGAGTTCAACATCAAATCCCTGTCATTACCGTCGAGCTCCCCTATGCCGGCATCATGCCATCCGAGGATGAGATCTCGCGCATGTGGATGGATCTGATCAGGTGGTTACGCCTGAATGTTCCAAAAGAGAAAACCACCAAAGCCTATGCCACGTTTGATGAGACTTCACGGCAGTTGATGGCAGCCCCTGCAAGCGGAAAAGAGCAGCAGAGAGAACGCCCTGCCGCAGAGGTTACGCCTGACTCAAGCGTTGAAGAGAAGGGCTCTGAAATTCACATGAACAGCAGGATCGATAATTGA
- a CDS encoding type III pantothenate kinase yields MNRNTAASKRLLVADIGNTQMVFGLYEGDQLLSHWRLSSERQLTPDELAWQLHGMFEQSDQPATDIDGILIASVVPHLDAPLAAACERTCGIKAAFVGSSEIKTGMAVDYKNPREVGADRIVNAVAARERFGAPVIVLDCGTATTFDIVSPEGHYAGGLILPGIEISLKALCKRAAKLPEVSIIRSETLIARDTASSMQAGSYWAAVESYRGIIRRLREQPGYESAPIIATGGLISLLNNDLPEINHHEPFLTLTGLLLLADRHFQPS; encoded by the coding sequence ATGAACAGAAACACAGCTGCTAGTAAACGCCTTCTCGTTGCCGATATCGGCAATACGCAGATGGTATTCGGCCTTTATGAAGGTGATCAACTGCTAAGCCACTGGCGCCTCTCCAGTGAACGCCAGCTTACCCCCGATGAACTGGCCTGGCAGCTGCATGGCATGTTTGAACAGTCCGATCAACCCGCTACAGATATCGATGGTATTCTCATCGCCAGTGTTGTGCCCCACCTTGATGCGCCACTGGCTGCAGCTTGTGAACGCACCTGCGGCATCAAAGCCGCTTTTGTCGGTTCCTCAGAGATTAAAACCGGTATGGCTGTGGACTATAAGAACCCGCGCGAAGTCGGCGCAGACCGTATCGTCAATGCTGTTGCCGCCAGAGAGCGCTTTGGAGCGCCGGTGATTGTGCTCGACTGTGGCACGGCCACCACCTTCGATATCGTCTCCCCTGAAGGCCACTATGCCGGTGGTCTGATCCTGCCGGGCATTGAAATCTCACTCAAAGCACTCTGTAAACGGGCGGCCAAACTGCCCGAGGTCTCGATTATTCGCAGTGAAACCCTGATCGCCCGCGACACCGCCAGCAGCATGCAGGCAGGCAGTTACTGGGCAGCCGTGGAGAGTTATCGCGGCATTATCCGAAGACTGCGTGAGCAACCCGGTTATGAGTCTGCTCCGATTATAGCAACCGGTGGACTAATCTCTCTGCTCAATAACGATCTGCCAGAGATTAACCACCATGAACCTTTTCTCACACTGACCGGACTCCTCCTGCTCGCCGACCGCCATTTCCAGCCATCATGA
- a CDS encoding biotin--[acetyl-CoA-carboxylase] ligase, giving the protein MSEIRDNILNCLDASSAPVSGDLLAQQLGVSRTGIWKHIQLLRKSGANIVAHSGQGYTLESEVFSSGLLRKRCTGKRIGNRIVILDETDSTNRDAMAEADQGADEGLVIFAHRQNAGKGRLGRRWHTVADSLACSVLLRPDLPPEQVPQLSLLTAVALHDALAHFSPAIRIKWPNDILHNSAKLAGILTEMRAEPGRVHAVVLGFGINLAAPIDGWPADITQKVTDLQSIAAGKISRLDLAASLLNALDYWYEIYLQQGFAPIHAAWWRAHAASGQHVRVHNGQAYIDGIAAALDDDGALLLETSSGTQRIIAGDLELR; this is encoded by the coding sequence GTGAGTGAGATTCGCGACAACATTCTAAACTGCCTCGATGCAAGCAGTGCACCGGTCTCCGGTGATCTGCTGGCTCAGCAGCTGGGAGTGTCGCGCACCGGCATCTGGAAACATATCCAGCTGTTAAGAAAAAGCGGCGCTAATATCGTTGCCCACTCGGGTCAGGGCTATACGCTGGAATCTGAGGTATTCAGTAGCGGCCTGCTACGCAAACGTTGCACGGGTAAGCGCATCGGCAACAGGATCGTTATTCTTGATGAGACCGACTCAACCAACCGCGATGCGATGGCAGAAGCGGATCAGGGTGCTGATGAAGGGCTGGTGATTTTTGCCCACCGGCAGAACGCCGGCAAAGGGCGCTTAGGCCGTCGCTGGCACACTGTGGCCGATTCACTGGCCTGCAGTGTGCTGCTGCGCCCCGACCTGCCACCGGAACAGGTACCCCAGCTATCACTGCTCACAGCCGTTGCCCTGCACGATGCGCTGGCGCACTTCTCCCCTGCTATCCGTATCAAGTGGCCCAATGATATTCTGCACAACAGTGCAAAACTGGCCGGTATCCTTACCGAAATGCGGGCAGAGCCGGGGCGTGTACATGCCGTTGTGCTTGGTTTCGGCATCAATCTCGCGGCCCCCATCGATGGCTGGCCTGCCGATATCACCCAGAAGGTGACCGATCTGCAGAGCATCGCTGCTGGTAAAATTTCCCGCCTTGATCTGGCCGCATCACTGCTGAATGCGCTGGACTACTGGTATGAGATCTATCTGCAGCAGGGCTTTGCGCCGATTCATGCCGCCTGGTGGCGCGCTCATGCCGCCTCCGGCCAACATGTACGCGTGCACAATGGGCAGGCTTATATTGATGGCATTGCCGCAGCCCTTGATGATGATGGTGCACTGCTGCTGGAGACAAGCAGTGGAACTCAGCGCATCATTGCCGGCGATCTGGAGTTACGATGA
- a CDS encoding SPOR domain-containing protein, with protein MFNTYKVLALTLFLAAATPVDSAVTNQQRERAYQILKQGEHHAVTALAKGDREILLGLLALDHGNAKEAIAILSSSSVQGDPVAAMIRAEAYRRQSVQAATRAGSYARAVNADIGRLKKAKLSAGLDEAELRLEKLVTAMDRSPVAVAAVVTPQPVNQQPAVATVWVSDNTIQPASEASILSESINQMIETWRSDWQSRDADAYLSHYHPAFSNAKHDYASWAQYKRRVNRNKTFIEVDVSNIKIVKEIADSSQARTVIVTFNQKYRSNNFSANDSKQLYLTRNKQSESWRILSEGSVGSSPRKAAVRALKVNTTASKPAQENNPTQWAINVAAFDTRSHADEMASSILIDGEQQPFVSDVPLASRQVYRVRIGMFASKSEAVDAMMQICPQLDVSDCWLENLPGNRN; from the coding sequence ATGTTTAACACTTATAAGGTTCTGGCACTGACACTGTTTCTGGCTGCGGCAACACCCGTGGATTCGGCAGTCACCAATCAGCAGCGCGAGAGGGCCTATCAGATTCTTAAACAGGGTGAGCATCATGCTGTTACCGCTCTGGCCAAAGGTGATCGGGAGATACTGCTGGGGCTGCTTGCCCTTGATCACGGCAACGCCAAAGAGGCCATTGCCATTCTCAGCAGCAGCAGTGTTCAGGGTGACCCGGTTGCAGCCATGATCAGGGCAGAGGCCTACCGTCGCCAATCGGTGCAGGCTGCCACCCGGGCGGGCAGTTACGCCCGTGCAGTCAATGCTGACATCGGCAGGTTAAAGAAGGCGAAATTGAGTGCCGGTCTGGATGAGGCCGAGCTTCGTCTTGAGAAACTTGTGACAGCCATGGACCGATCACCTGTTGCCGTTGCTGCAGTTGTCACACCTCAACCTGTTAACCAACAGCCCGCTGTCGCGACAGTCTGGGTCAGCGACAACACTATCCAGCCAGCTTCAGAGGCCTCCATACTATCCGAGAGCATCAATCAGATGATCGAGACATGGCGCAGCGACTGGCAGTCGCGCGATGCCGATGCCTACCTGAGCCACTATCATCCGGCATTCTCCAATGCCAAGCATGATTACGCTTCATGGGCGCAATACAAACGCCGCGTCAACCGCAATAAAACCTTCATCGAGGTGGATGTTTCCAACATCAAGATCGTCAAAGAGATTGCAGATAGTTCCCAAGCCAGGACTGTTATCGTCACCTTCAATCAGAAGTATCGCTCGAACAACTTCTCAGCCAATGACAGCAAACAGCTCTACCTGACTCGCAACAAACAGAGTGAGAGCTGGAGAATCCTCTCTGAAGGCAGTGTTGGCAGCAGTCCGCGTAAAGCAGCGGTAAGAGCGCTGAAAGTTAACACAACAGCATCCAAACCTGCGCAGGAGAACAACCCAACGCAGTGGGCGATCAATGTCGCCGCCTTTGATACCCGCAGTCATGCCGATGAGATGGCCTCCAGCATCCTCATCGATGGTGAACAGCAGCCTTTTGTCTCCGATGTTCCACTGGCTAGCAGGCAGGTCTACAGGGTTCGTATCGGCATGTTTGCCAGCAAAAGCGAGGCGGTAGATGCGATGATGCAGATATGTCCGCAGCTGGATGTCAGCGACTGCTGGCTTGAAAACCTGCCCGGCAACAGGAATTAA
- a CDS encoding CvpA family protein: protein MNFVDYILIAIVGLSMVLSLWRGFVREVISLIGLVLAFLAASRLSGQAGDYLGQWIDNATIADGAGFAIVFVIVMLVVGLIGAVIRKLVDIADLTATDRTLGIFFGAARGMLLIALAFLVYTTISKPSSPWLKNSMLTPYAIELGDMLGGVIPEGYPFSRQGSAKQPSPQQTKASSKDLISIKDKQALKAILENSTK from the coding sequence TTGAATTTTGTTGATTATATTCTGATTGCAATCGTCGGACTCTCGATGGTCCTGTCGCTTTGGCGCGGTTTTGTGCGTGAAGTGATCTCTCTGATCGGTCTTGTTCTCGCTTTTCTGGCTGCCAGCCGACTCTCAGGCCAGGCTGGTGACTATCTAGGGCAGTGGATCGACAATGCCACCATCGCCGATGGTGCAGGCTTTGCCATTGTATTTGTGATTGTCATGCTGGTTGTCGGTCTGATTGGTGCGGTGATTCGCAAGCTTGTTGATATCGCAGACCTGACGGCTACAGACCGCACTTTGGGCATCTTTTTTGGTGCCGCCCGTGGCATGCTGCTGATTGCACTCGCTTTTCTTGTTTATACGACTATCTCCAAACCCAGTTCGCCATGGCTGAAAAACAGTATGCTCACCCCCTATGCTATTGAACTCGGTGATATGCTTGGCGGCGTGATCCCTGAGGGCTACCCCTTCTCCCGCCAGGGTTCAGCCAAACAGCCTTCGCCACAACAGACTAAAGCCAGCTCGAAAGATCTGATTTCGATCAAAGACAAGCAGGCACTGAAAGCTATTCTTGAAAACAGTACGAAATGA
- the radA gene encoding DNA repair protein RadA, whose translation MAKSIFVCQACGAEHRKWIGQCPDCGDWNSISEQVLEATSQRIGSKGKALATSPITEINSQSSPRRSSQIQELDRVLGGGIVPGSAVLIGGNPGIGKSTLLLQAAAKLAANSKKPVLYITGEESIQQVHLRGERIDAIHENLLLVSACELESMLATIDQIKPETVVVDSIQTTVSNRLTSAPGTVSQVRDCAAALIQNAKRIGHALILVGHVTKDGALAGPRVLEHMVDAVIYFEGDHGHAHRILRAVKNRFGPAGEIGVFEMTDRGLIGIRDASRLFLAERSADTPGSVVLACMEGTRPLLVEVQALVAPTVYSTPKRSAVGLDTGRVAMLTAVLERRIGLPLSQYDVYINIAGGARIAEPAADLAVMLAMVSAFQEKAVAADVALFGEVGLTGEVRPVGQPESRVKEAVNLGFTHLVLPRENYQRVQKANIIANMRDESASPLQLTAVRHLSDAVQKLLA comes from the coding sequence ATGGCTAAGTCGATTTTTGTCTGTCAGGCCTGTGGCGCTGAACATCGCAAATGGATTGGCCAGTGCCCTGACTGTGGTGACTGGAACAGCATCAGCGAGCAGGTGCTGGAAGCCACCAGCCAGCGCATAGGCAGTAAAGGCAAAGCGCTGGCCACCTCCCCTATTACCGAGATCAACAGTCAATCATCACCACGCCGCTCTTCTCAAATTCAGGAGCTGGATCGGGTACTTGGTGGTGGCATCGTGCCCGGCTCTGCAGTTCTGATCGGCGGCAACCCCGGCATCGGCAAATCAACCCTGCTGCTGCAGGCCGCGGCCAAACTGGCGGCTAACAGCAAGAAACCTGTGCTCTATATTACCGGCGAGGAGTCGATTCAACAGGTTCATCTGCGCGGCGAACGCATCGACGCAATCCACGAAAACCTGCTGCTTGTTTCGGCATGTGAGCTGGAGTCGATGCTGGCTACAATTGATCAGATCAAACCAGAAACGGTGGTGGTGGACTCGATTCAGACCACGGTCAGCAACCGTCTGACCAGTGCGCCGGGCACGGTATCTCAGGTGCGCGATTGTGCAGCGGCGCTGATTCAGAATGCCAAGCGCATTGGCCATGCCCTGATTCTGGTTGGCCATGTCACCAAAGATGGTGCACTGGCCGGACCGCGCGTACTTGAACATATGGTCGATGCAGTGATCTATTTTGAGGGTGACCACGGTCATGCCCACCGCATCTTAAGAGCGGTTAAAAACCGCTTCGGCCCGGCCGGTGAGATCGGTGTTTTCGAGATGACAGACCGGGGCCTGATCGGCATCCGTGATGCCTCTCGCCTGTTTCTGGCTGAGCGCAGTGCCGATACTCCGGGTTCTGTGGTACTTGCATGTATGGAGGGGACACGCCCGCTATTGGTGGAGGTGCAGGCACTGGTTGCCCCTACCGTCTACTCTACCCCGAAACGTTCAGCCGTCGGCCTTGATACAGGCCGTGTTGCCATGCTCACGGCTGTACTGGAGCGCCGTATCGGCCTGCCGCTCTCCCAGTACGATGTGTATATTAACATCGCAGGTGGTGCTCGCATTGCCGAGCCTGCTGCTGATCTGGCTGTGATGCTGGCCATGGTCTCAGCCTTTCAGGAGAAAGCCGTTGCTGCGGATGTGGCGCTGTTCGGTGAGGTGGGCCTAACCGGTGAGGTGCGACCAGTGGGTCAGCCTGAATCACGTGTCAAAGAGGCAGTGAATCTGGGCTTCACCCATCTGGTGCTGCCGAGAGAAAATTACCAGAGGGTGCAGAAGGCAAATATCATTGCTAACATGCGCGACGAAAGTGCTTCACCACTGCAATTGACAGCTGTCAGACACCTGTCCGATGCCGTACAGAAGTTATTGGCCTGA
- the nadC gene encoding carboxylating nicotinate-nucleotide diphosphorylase translates to MQTTDSQLIQIALTEDAAFNDLTAQATISGDATGSARITAKASGLLSGLSLADAVFAAVDAKISRNWLLADGDKVKAGDAICELTGPLRALLAAERTALNFLQHLSGIATATHHFVEAVDGTGCNIADTRKTTPGLRRLEKLAVLHGGGINHRMDLESGMLIKENHIHACGSITDAVHACSTVHHDVWVEVECETMAEVVEAVAVCPDIILLDNMSPQTVAEARNIVPDSILLEASGNITLSNARAYAETGIDRIAIGAITHSAPALDLSMRITSK, encoded by the coding sequence ATGCAGACAACAGACAGCCAACTCATTCAGATCGCTCTAACTGAAGATGCCGCCTTCAATGATCTGACCGCTCAGGCCACGATTAGTGGTGATGCAACAGGCAGTGCGCGCATCACCGCCAAGGCATCAGGTTTACTCTCAGGCTTATCACTTGCCGATGCGGTATTTGCCGCCGTAGATGCGAAGATTTCGCGAAACTGGCTGCTTGCTGATGGTGATAAAGTAAAGGCTGGTGATGCCATTTGTGAGCTGACCGGCCCGCTGCGCGCCCTGCTTGCTGCCGAGCGCACTGCCCTGAATTTCCTTCAACATCTATCCGGCATCGCCACCGCCACTCACCATTTTGTTGAAGCAGTTGATGGCACAGGATGCAATATTGCTGATACACGCAAAACCACGCCGGGCCTGCGCAGGTTGGAGAAGCTGGCCGTGTTACATGGCGGCGGCATCAACCATCGCATGGATCTGGAGAGCGGCATGCTGATCAAAGAGAATCATATCCACGCCTGTGGCTCCATCACCGATGCCGTACACGCATGCAGCACTGTCCATCACGATGTCTGGGTTGAGGTGGAGTGCGAAACCATGGCTGAGGTGGTCGAAGCTGTGGCTGTCTGCCCTGATATTATCCTGCTCGATAACATGTCGCCGCAAACCGTGGCTGAGGCCCGCAACATCGTTCCCGATTCGATCCTGCTTGAAGCCTCTGGAAATATTACCCTGAGCAATGCCCGCGCTTATGCCGAGACCGGCATTGATCGCATCGCCATCGGTGCCATCACCCACTCCGCCCCTGCGCTGGATCTCTCCATGCGCATCACCAGCAAATAG
- the purF gene encoding amidophosphoribosyltransferase — protein MSVERDMNDHFHDECGVFGVFDHPEAANLTYLGLYAQQHRGQESAGIVCTDGHSFHSHRGMGLVADIFHKSEIKELTGRHGIGHVRYSTSGDSGLRNCQPFSFEYAHGGISMCHNGNIVNAPELRKQLEQQGSIFQSTSDTEVLIHLVARSKAPTMPGRLSEAVRQLAGGFSLLVLVEKRLVGVRDRDGIRPLVLGKLDDSWVLASETCAFDLIGATYERDVEPGEMVVIEEGGLTSFKPLGNDCKPHFCVFEYVYFARPDSTLEGINVYKARYQIGVELAKESPADADLVIPVPDSGVPPAMGFAEASGIPFQMGLIRNHYVGRTFIEPKQSIRNFGVKLKLNPIRELIRGKRVVLVDDSIVRGTTSRKIVEMVRAAGAAEIHMRISSPPTKHSCYYGVDTPDANELMANKMDLEEMRKAIGADSLAFVSFDGMYRAVGKPREKHCDACFSGVYPVAIEGPRSPQLSLLKTFNKKR, from the coding sequence ATGAGCGTTGAACGCGATATGAACGATCATTTTCACGACGAATGCGGTGTATTTGGCGTATTCGATCACCCGGAAGCAGCTAATCTGACCTATCTGGGTCTCTATGCGCAGCAGCACCGTGGTCAAGAGTCTGCCGGCATCGTCTGCACCGATGGCCACAGCTTCCACAGCCACCGCGGCATGGGACTTGTTGCTGATATCTTCCATAAATCTGAAATCAAAGAGCTCACCGGCAGGCACGGCATTGGCCATGTACGTTACTCCACATCCGGTGACTCCGGCCTGCGCAACTGTCAGCCCTTCTCCTTTGAATATGCCCATGGCGGCATCTCCATGTGCCATAACGGTAATATTGTTAATGCGCCCGAGCTGCGTAAACAGCTTGAGCAGCAGGGTTCAATCTTTCAATCCACATCCGATACTGAAGTACTGATTCATCTGGTTGCCCGCAGCAAGGCACCCACCATGCCCGGGCGCCTCTCCGAAGCGGTCAGGCAGTTAGCCGGTGGTTTCTCACTGCTTGTACTGGTGGAGAAACGACTGGTTGGTGTACGCGACCGCGATGGTATTCGCCCGCTGGTGCTCGGTAAACTGGACGACTCATGGGTACTGGCTTCAGAGACCTGTGCCTTTGATCTGATCGGTGCCACATATGAGCGCGATGTTGAGCCGGGTGAGATGGTTGTCATCGAAGAGGGTGGCCTGACCAGCTTCAAGCCACTGGGCAACGACTGCAAACCACACTTCTGTGTCTTCGAATATGTATATTTCGCACGTCCTGACTCCACGCTTGAGGGTATCAACGTCTACAAGGCGCGCTACCAGATTGGTGTGGAGCTGGCTAAAGAGTCACCGGCCGATGCTGATCTGGTGATACCGGTACCCGATTCCGGCGTGCCGCCGGCGATGGGTTTTGCTGAAGCTTCCGGCATTCCGTTCCAGATGGGGCTGATCCGCAACCACTATGTGGGGCGCACCTTTATCGAACCCAAACAGTCAATCCGTAACTTCGGTGTCAAACTGAAACTTAATCCCATCCGTGAACTGATCAGGGGCAAGCGCGTAGTGCTGGTGGATGACTCCATCGTGCGCGGCACCACCAGTCGTAAAATCGTTGAGATGGTACGTGCAGCAGGTGCAGCTGAGATCCATATGCGTATCTCCAGCCCGCCAACCAAACACTCCTGTTACTACGGTGTGGATACACCCGATGCTAATGAGTTGATGGCCAATAAAATGGATCTGGAAGAGATGCGTAAAGCCATCGGTGCCGATTCACTGGCTTTTGTCAGCTTTGATGGCATGTACCGCGCAGTTGGCAAACCACGTGAAAAACACTGTGATGCCTGTTTCTCCGGTGTCTATCCGGTAGCCATTGAAGGGCCGCGTTCACCGCAGCTCTCGCTGCTGAAAACCTTTAACAAGAAACGATGA